A stretch of the Vigna radiata var. radiata cultivar VC1973A chromosome 7, Vradiata_ver6, whole genome shotgun sequence genome encodes the following:
- the LOC106766714 gene encoding F-box protein SKIP14: protein MALNFSHRPIFSEDNLVSSMRMGIPEKSGVDNCYDYGRDRCDRGGGGATHDDIVDLLPSDPFGMDISTTFTAITGWLEDLEVDYGGYRRDELGASDDNYQLFAGLNFIWNNAMRFHACVEEKMGFGECSSLSDDGAAAASSNFGVGSASDADLSGLPATSGSGDVFRRGDDLEGGGGGDESGPHPAFCYSLGYLGLSDLLVVERVCKSLHSTVHDDPLLWRSIHVDQPLNERITDDVLFRLANRAQGNLQCLSLVECTRITDDGLRRVLESNPKLTKLSVPGCTRLSIEGIVGMLKAYNSVGPQGVKHLYIGGLYGVTLKHFEELRFLLGADSRQQMRQSHKPHFYRRGNLYLSCNDDRAMDIEVCPRCQNLRLVYDCPAESCQGTGHTTQMCRACTLCIPRCSQCGHCINDSEYEETFCLELLCSCCSKQLVKCSDGKAGPAKSVIIHEQS from the exons ATGGCGTTGAATTTCTCGCATCGACCGATTTTTTCTGAGGATAATTTGGTTTCGTCGATGAGGATGGGGATTCCGGAGAAGAGCGGTGTTGATAATTGCTATGATTACGGAAGAGATAGGTGTGATAGGGGTGGTGGTGGTGCGACTCACGATGACATTGTCGATCTTTTGCCTTCGGATCCTTTCGGCATGGACATCAGCACCACCTTCACGGCCATCACCGGGTGGCTTGAGGATTTGGAGGTTGATTATGGTGGTTATAGAAGGGATGAGCTTGGGGCGAGTGATGACAATTACCAGCTTTTTGCTGGGTTGAATTTCATTTGGAACAATGCTATGAGGTTCCATGCGTGTGTTGAGGAGAAGATGGGGTTTGGCGAGTGTAGTTCTCTGAGTGACGATGGAGCTGCTGCTGCATCGAGCAATTTTGGGGTTGGATCTGCTTCTGATGCTGATTTATCGGGTTTGCCTGCCACTAGCGGGTCGGGTGATGTTTTTAGACGGGGTGATGACCTTGAAGGAGGAGGTGGGGGTGATGAATCTGGTCCTCACCCTGCCTTTTGTTATTCTCTTGGTTATCTGGGATTGTCTGATCTTCTTGTTGTCGAAAGAGTTTGTAAGTCTCTGCATTCCACGGTTCATGATGATCCGCTTTTGTGGAGGAGTATCCACGTCGATCAGCCTTTGAATGAGAGGATAACTGACGATGTTCTTTTCCGATTGGCTAACAGGGCTCAAGGTAATCTTCAGTGCTTGAGCCTTGTTGAATGTACCAGGATAACTGATGATGGTTTGAGGCGGGTTCTTGAAAGCAATCCCAAATTAACCAAG TTGAGTGTACCTGGATGTACAAGACTCAGTATTGAGGGTATTGTGGGTATGCTAAAAGCCTACAACTCTGTGGGTCCCCAAGGGGTGAAGCATTTATACATAGGAGGTCTTTATGGTGTTACACTAAAGCATTTTGAAGAGTTGAGGTTCTTGTTGGGTGCTGATAGCCGGCAGCAGATGCGGCAGTCCCATAAACCTCACTTCTATCGCAGGGGAAATTTGTATCTGTCTTGTAATGATGATCGAGCCATGGATATTGAAGTTTGTCCACGGTGCCAGAATTTGAGGCTTGTATATGATTGTCCGGCAGAGAGTTGTCAAGGGACGGGACACACCACTCAGATGTGCAGGGCATGCACTCTATGCATACCCCGGTGTAGTCAGTGTGGCCACTGTATCAATGACAGTGAATATGAGGAAACATTTTGTTTGGAATTGCTTTGCTCTTGTTGTTCTAAGCAGCTAGTCAAATGTTCAGATGGAAAGGCTGGACCAGCTAAGTCAGTTATTATTCATGAACAAAGCTAG